The proteins below come from a single Dasypus novemcinctus isolate mDasNov1 chromosome 22, mDasNov1.1.hap2, whole genome shotgun sequence genomic window:
- the LOC131272983 gene encoding tripartite motif-containing protein 26-like isoform X1 has protein sequence METPLCRWRHGRVTPLRSLEEEVTCSICLDYLPDPVTMDCGHVFCRGCDGGDVRPTAGDRPVCPLCKKPFKKENDRPVGQLASLVGTIEQLRWTRAGDRERLPRSSRTRSCAQAPGEAALVLRGRRPAALRPVPGVAGAPAPHGRPGGQGRPPHREKILNHLSSLRRDGDKMQGFRAKGDTDIVETLKKLQEQRQDIGRLRAGPPVPEGVGAAPAGAAGEAGAGARGEPGEGPGQGSRRALSLAVVISSWRTRPSSRHTASAGASLVKVSEVLRCQRAAPRLLPSTGRVRRGRASGDQSRDG, from the exons ATGGAGACCCCTCTGTGTCGCTGGCGCCATGGCCGCGTCACCCCCCTGcggagcctggaggaggaggtgaCCTGCTCCATCTGCCTCGATTACCTACCGGACCCCGTGACCATGGACTGTGGCCACGTCTTCTGCCGCGGCTGCGACGGAGGAGACGTCCGCCCCACGGCGGGGGACCGCCCCGTCTGCCCGCTTTGCAAGAAGCCCTTTAAGAAGGAGAACGACCGGCCCGTGGGGCAGCTGGCCAGCCTGGTGGGGACCATTGAGCAGCTTAGGTGGACAAGGGCCGGCGACCGGGAGAGGCTGCCCAGGAGCAGCAGGACGCGAAGCTGTGCGCAGGCGCCGGGAGAAGCTGCACTGGTTCTGCGAGGACGACGGCCAGCTGCTCTGCGTCCTGTGCCGGGAGTCGCGGGAGCACCGGCCCCACACGGCCGTCCTGGTGGACAAGGCCGCCCACCGCACAGG GAGAAAATCCTGAACCACCTCAGTTCACTAAGGAGAGACGGGGACAAAATGCAGGGCTTCCGGGCGAAAGGAGACACTGACATCGTGGAGACGCTG aagaagctccaggagcAGAGGCAGGACATTGGCCGCCTTCGAGCAGGGCCACCAGTTCCTGAGGGAGTGGGAGCAGCACCTGCTGGAGCAGCTGGCGAAGCTGGAGCGGGAGCTCGTGGAGAGCCGGGGGAAGGTCCAGGCCAGGGCAGCCGGCGAGCTCTCAGCCTGGCCGTGGTCATCTCTAGCTGGAGGACAAGGCCCAGCAGCCGCCACACAGCTTCTGCAG GTGCTTCTCTAGTGAAGGTTTCTGAGGTCTTGAGATGCCAGAGAGCTGCACCGCGGCTTCTCCCA
- the LOC131272983 gene encoding tripartite motif-containing protein 26-like isoform X2 has protein sequence METPLCRWRHGRVTPLRSLEEEVTCSICLDYLPDPVTMDCGHVFCRGCDGGDVRPTAGDRPVCPLCKKPFKKENDRPVGQLASLVGTIEQLRWTRAGDRERLPRSSRTRSCAQAPGEAALVLRGRRPAALRPVPGVAGAPAPHGRPGGQGRPPHREKILNHLSSLRRDGDKMQGFRAKGDTDIVETLGHQFLREWEQHLLEQLAKLERELVESRGKVQARAAGELSAWPWSSLAGGQGPAAATQLLQVLL, from the exons ATGGAGACCCCTCTGTGTCGCTGGCGCCATGGCCGCGTCACCCCCCTGcggagcctggaggaggaggtgaCCTGCTCCATCTGCCTCGATTACCTACCGGACCCCGTGACCATGGACTGTGGCCACGTCTTCTGCCGCGGCTGCGACGGAGGAGACGTCCGCCCCACGGCGGGGGACCGCCCCGTCTGCCCGCTTTGCAAGAAGCCCTTTAAGAAGGAGAACGACCGGCCCGTGGGGCAGCTGGCCAGCCTGGTGGGGACCATTGAGCAGCTTAGGTGGACAAGGGCCGGCGACCGGGAGAGGCTGCCCAGGAGCAGCAGGACGCGAAGCTGTGCGCAGGCGCCGGGAGAAGCTGCACTGGTTCTGCGAGGACGACGGCCAGCTGCTCTGCGTCCTGTGCCGGGAGTCGCGGGAGCACCGGCCCCACACGGCCGTCCTGGTGGACAAGGCCGCCCACCGCACAGG GAGAAAATCCTGAACCACCTCAGTTCACTAAGGAGAGACGGGGACAAAATGCAGGGCTTCCGGGCGAAAGGAGACACTGACATCGTGGAGACGCTG GGCCACCAGTTCCTGAGGGAGTGGGAGCAGCACCTGCTGGAGCAGCTGGCGAAGCTGGAGCGGGAGCTCGTGGAGAGCCGGGGGAAGGTCCAGGCCAGGGCAGCCGGCGAGCTCTCAGCCTGGCCGTGGTCATCTCTAGCTGGAGGACAAGGCCCAGCAGCCGCCACACAGCTTCTGCAG GTGCTTCTCTAG